In Manis javanica isolate MJ-LG chromosome 9, MJ_LKY, whole genome shotgun sequence, one DNA window encodes the following:
- the SKA1 gene encoding SKA complex subunit 1, translating into MSSPDLEQLCSHINEKIGNIKKMLSLRNCGQEPTLKTMLNKIGDEIIVVNDLLNKLELEIQYQEQTNSSLKELYESLEEDYKDVEHLKENIPPYLPQVTVTQNFVNVSDHDPEEPGKSEEPPPTKKPPKEQRAIKEMSFITSDEFNGIPAYMKSRLTYCQINDVIKEINKAVVSKYKILHQPKKSINSVARNLYHRFIDEETKDTKGQYFIVEADIKEFTALKADKRFHVILNILRHCRRLSEVRGGGLTRYVIT; encoded by the exons ATGTCCTCCCCAGATCTAGAACAATTATGCTCTCATATTAATGAAAAGATtggcaatattaaaaaaatgctgTCATTAAGAAACTGTG GTCAAGAACCTACCTTGaagactatgttaaataaaataggaGATGAGATCATTGTAGTAAATGACCTTCTAAATAAGTTGGAACTTGAAATTCAGTATCAAGAACAAACCAACAGTTCACTCAAG gaacTCTATGAATCCCTTGAAGAAGATTATAAAGATGTGGAACATCTCAAAGAAAACATTCCTCCCTATTTGCCTCAAGTAACAGTAACCCAGAATTT CGTTAATGTATCAGATCATGACCCTGAAGAACCAGGCAAAAGTGAGGAACCCCCACCCACAAAGAAGCCCCCAAAAGAACAAAGAGCTATTAAAGAAATGTCATTTATAACATCTGATGAGTTTAATGGCATTCCTGC GTACATGAAATCTCGTTTAACCTATTGTCAAATTAATGATGTTATTAAAGAAATCAACAAGGCAGTTGTTAGTAAATATAAGATCTTACATCAGCCAAAAAAGTCCATAAATTCTGTGGCCAGAAATCTCTATCACAGATTTATTGATGAAGAAACGAAGGATACCAAAG gTCAATATTTTATAGTGGAAGCTGACATAAAGGAGTTCACAGCTTTGAAAGCTGACAAGAGGTTTCATGTGATACTGAATATTTTACGACATTGCCGGAGGCTATCAGAGGTTCGGGGAGGAGGACTTACACGATATGTTATAACCTGA